In the Fundulus heteroclitus isolate FHET01 chromosome 23, MU-UCD_Fhet_4.1, whole genome shotgun sequence genome, AGGGCTCTGGGATGGGGGAAGAGCCCAAATCAGCACCTGATGctcagaggaagatgagaagaGTAAGAATGGTGCATGCTTTCACATCAGGGTCTCCAATTAACACCAGAAAAAGTCATTAGTTTTGTCACTAATCCGTTTCCGGGGGGGAGAACAACGTTTCCAGTCAAAGTATCCGTCTGGTATAAAagtaaaacactgcaaaaatccAAACATTTTAGAAACAAGTGAAGGCTggtttttatggattttcacgGTGCCTTGCTGTTTTATTACGTAGTTACTCTGAACAGAATACACATCACATCACCCCCTACCACTATTACCCATGTAAATATTTATCATCTTTGTAAACAACCAGTGGTTTAAGTGgacagtgctttgagtggtcagcatgactggaaaaagCTCTTTATAAGtttagtccatttaccattaacCATTTAAAGGGCCATTAAACAGGGTTGCATAAACTGCCGTGACAGTTTActactgatgatgttttaaaaatgtagacGTTTGCATTAATCCTGACCCCTAGTCAGACTTGTTGTTAGCTGTAGCCTCTGGAGACGAACTGATCAAGATTAGAGCAAACTAAATACACAGCGTTATCTACGGCAGAAAAATATACAATATGTGCTTGTAACCTTTGTAACAAAACCTCacttcagaaaacccaaacTATCTAGGTAAACCAgaatcaaaccaaaacaaagctgaattAAATTCAGTGGCGAATTTTCTTTGCATTGATTAgacatttctctgtttttattgacaggatttttccccccctgctCCTTATTTCCTGGTGTGACTTATATAAAGTCCTTTATTCCCCTTACCTGTCCAGGATAGGACCAGCTGAAGCTCACGTCCACCTCTGGCTCTCCCAGCACAGTGCAGGTCACATTAACGTTGTCACCTCCTCTCACCGTCTCAGGAGAGGCTCTGAGGCTCACAAATGGGGCCCCACTGGGAACTGTCAACAGGAGACTGAGATTAAAACTCTTGAACCTAAACCTCAAATGGGTTCCCTATTGtaaagaaaagtattttaattttatatggGTTCATATTAATAATCTGCATTGAAAATGTGTCATGTTTAAACAGCAAACCAAGCACAAATTGTTGTTTTATGGCAACGAAATGAGGAAAATatcaaagggtgtgaatacttttggccacTCACCTTCCACGTACAACAGCTGGTATTTGGTGGAGATTTGAGGGGTACCCTTGGATGCAGCCTTGCAGTAGAAGACCCCCTGAAGATCCGCGCTGGGGTTTTGTAGGACGAAACCCCTGGTAGGGTCAAAGGACATAAGAGTCCCGTTTGCTGTGATTTCCTCTGGTGGGACCTCTCGGTGCAGGGATGCCTTAGCCTGGGGATCGGTCACACGACAAGGCACGACGGCAGGCTTGTCTGGGCGCAGGTATACGATCTCAAAGTGGATGGCAGATGGGACGAAGAGGCTGTCTTTGTCTGGAACAAAGTTGTGTGGCATCAAACCGGTATGTTATGTTATTCAGGGGTGACCTTGCACTTTCTCCTCTTTGACTAAAGGTAAGGACTCAAACCACTGGAAACTTATTAACCGCCTAACGTCAGAGACTTAATTCCTCTCACAGCATGCATAGTGTACAATTTAGAGAAGGTGTCTGCCGTTATAAACATCACATACTCGGACAATGATAATAACATAGTTCTTTCACTTGTTTCTGTTGTGATGAGCCAATTAGTCTTTAAGGAAAAGAAATCTACAGcagaaaatattttcctttttttctactTAATGGATCAATATTTAATAATGACACCCTTGTGTTTCAAAttggaaaaacacacaaaaagatagTATAGTAGTTCTGTACTATagctctaggtttgaaaggacaGAAACTTGTTGGAGaatactgattgtttatagtGAATGTTGCTTCCATCCCGAGAGACAATGAAAATGGTttaggttaattttacagtaaattccTTACTTATTGCTCCATTAAAGCTagagttggtaatcctgttcagaaacactttttgttaaacTGGGTGAAATAGTCCTTCCATCCTAActgtagtcaatacattatgtattcagaaaagggaGGTTAAAATTAGATccctgtgaaagctgcaggcctgtaaaaactctgaccaatcacagccGTTCGGTCCGAATGGCTGTGATTGGTCAGACGATTGTTCTTCAAGTTCCttgggtatcaccttatctgctggttgtcccacatgtcaatcgttctgatgcgctcacgtaatgccagtgtgtgtgctcgttccttgttactttctgcttgctggctgcgcatagacccttctagtgtttatgtatccggttagcttagcgctTAGCCTCTGTTTTAGCCATTAATTGTAgcgccgctgctctcaccgtatactttgaataTAGCTGacagttgcaagaagcaaactgcatacatgtttatgagaagtAGAGGGagacctcagtagaaagaaacaagaccagagtggatctgGGAGATCTTTTTTCGTCTGATCCCCCTGTGGGGTGGAACAGCAGGTAGGACGGTCTTTTATCTCTTCCACGGTGTGAGCTCTTTtatcagttattcaaaaagggactttgggaaacttctggaaaaatcacacACTCTACCAGTAAGAATCATCAGTTAAACAACAGTCGCTataccgtccgtccgtccgtcctcttccgcttatccggggtcgggtcgcgggggtagcagcttcagtagggaggcccagacgtccctctccccagccacttgggccagctcctcaggaggaatcccaaggcgttcccaggccagccgagagacatagtccctccagcgtgtcctgggtcttcccctgggtctcctcccggtgggacgtgcccggaacacctcaccagggaggcgtccaggaggcatcctgaccagatgcccgagccacctcaactggctcctctcgacgtggaggagcagcggctctactccgAGTCccccccggatgactgagctcctcaccctatctctaagggagagcccagacacactacggagaaaactcatttcagccgcttgtatccgggatctcgttctttcggtcacgacccaaagctcgtgaccatagatgagggtaggaacgtagatcgaccggttaatcgagagcttcgccttttggctcagctctctcttcaccacaacggatcggtacagcgcccagcttcacagcagacgcctgcaccaatccgcctgtcgatctcccgctccatcctcccctcattcgtgaacaagaccccaagatacttgaactcctccactaggggcaggacattctCCCCACCCGGGNNNNNNNNNNNNNNNNNNNNNNNNNNNNNNNNNNNNNNNNNNNNNNNNNNNNNNNNNNNNNNNNNNNNNNNNNNNNNNNNNNNNNNNNNNNNNNNNNNNNNNNNNNNNNNNNNNNNNNNNNNNNNNNNNNNNNNNNNNNNNNNNNNNNNNNNNNNNNNNNNNNNNNNNNNNNNNNNNNNNNNNNNNNNNNNNNNNNNNNNNNNNNNNNNNNNNNNNNNNNNNNNNNNNNNNNNNNNNNNNNNNNNNNNNNNNNNNNNNNNNNNNNNNNNNNNNNNNNNNNNNNNNNNNNNNNNNNNNNNNNNNNNNNNNNNNNNNNNNNNNNNNNNNNNNNNNNNNNNNNNNNNNNNNNNNNNNNNNNNNNNNNNNNNNNNNNNNNNNNNNNNNNNNNNNNNNNNNNNNNNNNNNNNNNNNNNNNNNNNNNNNNNNNNNNNNNNNNNNNNNNNNNNNNNNNNNNNNNNNNNNNNNNNNNNNNNNNNNNNNNNNNNNNNNNNNNNNNNNNNATACTGACTTACTGCAGGTAAGCAGTTGCACATTATCATCAGCTAGACTTCCCTCACCACAACAGAAGGCCTTAAATAGACCAGAATAAGATCCAGACCTTCCTCGTCATCCTGTAGAACCTCTTTGAACCTGCCAGGAAGCGGGTTCATGTGTAATAACAGTTTGATAACAAAGAGAACATTTCCAACAGGGTCACATCACTTATGACTGTATCAAAATAGCAGAAAATATCAGTCAGGAAGAAAAATGCAGCAAGTCATAACAGGATACTTTGaaaaacagaacacacacacacacacatctttttCATTAGGGTTTTACATCATGCTCTATCACTCTTTCTAAATGTCTATTTATAACAGGTTATATATTCAACACAAActgaaacaataataaaaaaaatgacagcctGCTCCTAATAAGACCACAGCTACCGGTACTTTAGTTTCTACTGTGAAGATTTAACAGAAAAATCTCAAGTATTAACATTTTTCCTCCTCTACTTCAGCTAAGGTCAATCATGACAAAGATATTCAACAGTTTCTACAGACAGTGGCTCTCAGGAGTGCGCAAGCCTCTGATAACGTGGCAGGATTGTGTGAGTCAAAAAACCAAGATCAATAAATGTCATTTCTAATGTAACTGTTCAGgtcagcagaaaaacaaacagggcaAGAGAAGGGAACAGCTTGTTTGCATAAGCTCAAACCACCTTAAACTAATGTTTGCAGCATTCAGTCTTCTTCTACGGGCATCCCACACCTCcatttgaaaacatgtttcttctctGCCATACAAAATTCCACATTTTGTCTCTCAGATTTAGTTCAGAGCTCTGACTACGCTATCCAAAAACCTTTGATTATCTTGTGGGGTaatcaggattttatgttaaagtctttgtttttgcaccatttaaaatttgaaatcaTGTCTTTAAAGCTGGtaacatttgtataaatgtgttttttctgttgttgttttttacactttttttttaaactgtcacTGTGTTCTCACAGTGAAATATGACACATATAATCTGTGGGGAGAAAATCACGCTTCTCTGGTTCTTCCCGGTGGTCCTACTGCCAGTTGCTGAGAATCACCGCTCCCgctcagaaacaaccaatcagagccagagggaatgtctggctctgattggttgtcagCGGTGTCAATCACTCTTGTGCACGATCTGCTCACACCCCTCCTCTGCACAGCGCTACCATCATTCAAGCTCAAGATTGCAGGTGGGTTGCAGCTGTGATGAGACATGGTGGAGAAACAACCtactttacaggaaaactgacCATTTCTTGAGTGGTACCTGTTAAAACAAGGACAGGTAAACGGCGTAGCAGCACTACAGCCTCTGCTCTGGCagaaggagctgcagcagagagcaaggGGGAGGGACCTGTAAGGTGTGCTTATTCAAATTATCAGGCTAAGtccacagttttctcaaaactccctactgcagctttaaattaaCACTTTGGTTTCATGAGACTGTGACATGTTTGGGGAGATTTTAGCCCGGCCCGGATGTTTTctttggaagaaaagaaaattgcttTGCAAGTTTTAGAACAATGCTAAttcctttgttgttgttgttgttgttccaaACATATGGTGAATCCAACAGGGAGTCGTCACCTAAAGATAACTAGTACTTTTTGGAAAGTTGTGCAGCCCCTTTCAGAGTTGCTGTTGACGTCTAATAGGCTATTTGACCAGgtgttttcttgttgttgtagaaatactttgttttactgATGTCAATGCCTCATATTTTCCCTAATTATTGTTGTCATGGTGTATGTAGAATAATCTGAACTTCTTATACCCtactcctgactgataccttcgTTCAATGAGATCATTTTGACTCTTTCTAACCCCAATATAAACTATAGCCCCAGTTCCACAACTCGGTTTGGCAGTGCACCACTTGGCTCCGCCCACTTGCGGAGCAGTTTTTTTCAGGGCAAGCCCAGGTTTCTCCAGCCCTACGCAGGAGGTGTTTCCCTCTTCCAAGCATTTCGAAGCCAGTCGAAAAAACAAACCGCGTTAAACCGAGTGGGAAGGGTAATGGCAGGTGTGAACTTAAAATGACTGAATgctaattttaaatcaaaatgggCTTTAGTACTGCATTTATTTAATGGTGTACACAGTTATGCAACAATGCAATTAAAAACTCTCTTGTGTTTTACATCTTCCTACCTAAtagatttgctttttgtttgaatTAGACAGGAAATTTTACAATGTAGGTGGAAAAAGCCGTTGAATGGTTTACCACATTCTCATGAAAACCTGGCTTCTTAGCAGACGTTTGTAGAGCTCTGAGATCCACTGCGGAAAAAACTCCAAAcaaattttatgtatatatatatatatatatatatatatatatatatatatatatatatatatatatatatatatatatatatatatatatatatatatataaagaagaaaaaaatgcgcTGTATGCACCAGAATCTCCAGTCCTTCAGGACACCATGTATCTTTGCTGCAGTCCTGCACCGAATGCTTTCTTGTTATTAGAAATGAACGTGTCTCTCCAGTGTGTTACCTGTCCTGTATTTCTCTCCCCGATGTCCACAGAGCGCTATGGGAACTACAGCTTTGTGGTCCAGTCACAGACACAGAGCAACTCCTCATCATGTGGCCACTGATACGGAATACTGACGCTGCGTTTGCAGAGCGAAGGTGCTAGTGACATTTGTACACACGTTGAAGCCATATGTACAGGTGCATCGAGGCTTAAGCCActgagtgctttttttttttgcatttgctgCCTCTCGGAGTCTGTAAGACAGTTTGTAAACTTTAACACTGGCTGGTTTTATCTGGGCTGATGAAGCACTCCTGCTCCTTCCCTGCCGCGTTCATCTCGACCTGCTTGTCCCGGATGGTCTTCGTGCTGTGCTGCTTTGCGTTGCTGCTGCTCTGCGCACCCTGACATTGGCGCTGTCGCTCGGCGCTGTGCCAAATGCCATAACCAAAGTAGATCAAGAAGCCTGCAAAGAGAAGGGTTTAAAAAGGTGGGGTGAGAAAATAGCATGTCATCTTTAATGGAAGTGCAACGTTATTTCTAAAGAATTCAACAGCttgaatgttattttaaatataaataggcCAGCAGCTCAAACTGCTGCAGTGTTAAATGTCAGTGTGGAGCACATCAATGTTTTTGTCTACAAATGAATTTCTAATCTGGGTGTTGACATAAACCCGCACCATATGTTGGTAACAAAATAAGTAAACCACACACATgaagaaatcaaaacaaataagtCCATAAACGATGCGTAACAAAGTGGAATGACCTTATAAGACCTCTACCTcttcaacaaagtatttttctgaacatacaatTTACAACATACAAATGATTATATTTCACACACCCTGtgtaaaaatgcagaaacacgaggaaaatgtatgttttggtcTAACGCATCAATTAGGATACAGAAAATTTGAAAGCCTGACGTCTTAGGTTTTGTTTTTCGAAAGTAAccaaaaaagatttttcttttttaaaagcgtGAAGTTTCCTCAATTACCTGTATAaggctttaaagggttaaaagaaaaatatttgcaaaagGGACGTGGAATTCTAAGAAACTGTACAGACCCCGACAGTAGACAAAAAGTGATTACAATCTTTATCAGTAAAACGTCTGATCAGCTGATCCTTTCATCAGGATCAACTGTTTCACATTACTAAGATATCCGCACAAGAAGTGGCTCAAGAGGAGTAAAAGCAAAGGGCTACTCCAAGACTGtctcaaacattttgttatgaaGCATTGCTCTTATGCAAATCTCTAAACTTTTGAAAGTTCCAGTTTTGGGGTCATAATCTGGCAGTGGAAAGATCGTCATTTCATCACAGACCAGCCATGACCAGATGCATTTGGCTCTGGCTAAGAGAATAATCAGAACTTTTTTTCAAAAGCCAAGAGCCATTCTCAAGGAGCTTCCGAAAGACCTGGAATTAGCAGGAGCAGTTGTAACACAGAAACAAGTTGTGCACTTTTTGGCACACTCGCTTCCTaagactccactgctgaagaaaaagcatgTTGAAGCATATTTAAGGTTTTCAGTACATTTGGACAAGTGATTGAAAGACTGTGAAAGCACAATTGGTCATATAAACCCAGAATTGAGCTCCTTTATCGTGATTACACACACTAGGTTTAGACCAGGAACGGCACTACACATTACTCCCAAAACACCATGACAAAAGTGAAGGTTGGAGTTGGGAACGTTGTGGTGTGGGGCTGTCTTGAGTGGTTGAGTGGTGAAATGTGCTGAGATATCCCTGATATGAAGATGAAACAAGGTTGAATGCATCAGCgagacaatgatcccaaacacacagtCAGAGAGAGTCTGAACTGCTTCCAGAGAACAATACTAAAGCTGCTAAAATGGCTGAATTATCTGTGATCTCAGGTAGACTTGCAACCCTTGAAGTTAGACATTTCCGCCCTGAACATCTTAAGGGTTTCTGTGAATGTCTGAGTCATGCATGTTTCCAAGGTAAGAATACAGGAGGCTTAGAAGGAAATCCAATCTTTGAATCTTCCTTCATGCGTTTGTTCCAATATTATTTTACAGATGCATGAAAGCAGTCTTTCATTGCATGGGATCAGGAAGTCATGGGCAAACTGTGAGATCGCTGGCACTTCCGAATGCAGCTGTGAGGATGTGAAAgtctttaattaaatatttacgCAAAGGTTGATTGATGTTGTCCACGATGGAGGGAGAAAAACTATCTAACAGAAAACTACCCGAGATCCTGAAAAGGTTCCTTCAGTGGGAACACAGCTTTTCTCACTGCTAAGCACTGACATTACCTCATCTACTAGGTGGGCATCGTTTCTCCGCTGTCCTGCCAGAGAGAGCAAGTTCTGCCTTTCAAGAAGCCACTGCAGCTCCCTTAAAAGCTCTCACCAGccatctctctctgtttcctttTCAATTTACGTTTGCTTGGCAGCCCCACCGTTTTAGCTACAAGCACACTCTGGAAACAACTTATTGCCAGATGTCAGCTCTTCAAGGACAAGGAGTTCCTTCGTTTAATAGCACAGAAAAGTCTACCGACTAAACGCACCCTGGACAAGCAACGTTCACAGCATTTTTCCTATGTGAGCAGTGCAAGTGGACCAGGAGAGAAACACGTCCTGCAGACAGTGgtaaagaagctggttgttttGTCAGGAGGTAATAATTGTGCCAAGACAGAGATTTTCATGCCTACCAATACCTGTTTGACTGCCGCAGATGTCACAACAGTTAACGTTCTCTTTTTTCCAGAGAGAGATTCAAATCCCCCATCCTCACCAAAGATCCACCTGTCTCTGTACCAAAACATCTCCAGGTGTAGCACACACGATCATAGATGCTCTTCTACCTGATCTACCTGGTGCGCCATCTTGTTACTCAACCCTTCATTTAGATGATAAACACCATCTGCTTACAATACAAGACTGACATCATCATGatgaagattgtttttttttttactcctaaCTTTATACACGCACGCTCACTCTCACATGTCTTGTATACAGCTACCATTTTACTTAACAGTTTAAAATTTACTAGTAAATAATAGCTACATTAGTTACATGTATTAATGTTTCCTAATAACTAGACATGTTTCTACTGGGTCCACAAACCTATGCTATAAGATTCATCAATCATCAACATCTTAATAGCAAAaagccaaaaggttgtaaatgCCTACTTAATCCATTCTAGATATCTGGGAATCCCTGTATGATCTtggttattttgaaaagctgatTGTTGTTTGCTGATGCCagtcaaaatataaaaattcaCCGTCATCTCTTATTATAAAGCGAACTGAGCAGTctgttaaattagtttaacagGAAGACTAAGTTtgatatcaaaataaaaaatattcaatagCTGCTGCTTGACCAAGATACACAATCTTAGCATCTTTATACACTCCcttacaaaaatataattactCCATAAGCTTTTTTGCATTTGGTCAAATTAGAACAACAAATCAGAAGTGTTGCACGGGATTTCAAATTGGGGCATCAGAATAAAAGGGGGTGTGTAGAAATTCATGTtacagttttcagatttgtatttgtaaaagatttgaaaaccacgttttatttttctttccgctCCACAAAGCTTGTGTCGGCCTACCACACAAGACCTCATTGGAGTTTGTGGTTAGAACaagaagttcaaggggtgtgatgacttttgcaaggcatcgTTGAACTCCTAAAATCAATGTATCCCACATGTATAACTTCTTCCCATCAACTTTTATAGACAccaaattgcatattaaaaaaaaaacaggttgatCAGATATAACTGACCAGTTTATATCCCAGACAGTCCCATAACTCTAAATATAAGCCCTGCATAAAGATATAATTCAGGATCATCTGGAGACGGGGACTTACCTACAGCCATCCAGACAGAGAAACGTATCCAGGTGTCCCCACTCAGCTGAACCATGAGGTAAATATTGACAAAAATGCTGAGAATAGGCAGGAAAGGCAGAAGGGGTACCTGTGATGGCAGAGAATAGAAAGGAGCAGCTAGGTTAGGTTTCAATGTGCTGATGAACACAAAAACAGCAGGACTTGGGAGATGAGATAAGTCAGAGTTACAACCAAGCCGCTGCGTACCATGAAGGAGACCTTCTTGGTAGTCTGAGGCTGCCTGCAGACCATGAACACACAGAAGCTGAAGATCAGGAGGCACGCGGACAGCGACGCCAAAATCCACACCTCCAAACCAATGATTGAATTAAAATGGTAGGTGGTGAGATAGCTGGTGATGCACACTATCAGCACTGTAGTTGGAGGACACACAGTGAAACGATTCAGTCTTAAACAAGAACTGGTCAGttgggaaaagaaagaaataactcATGAAGCAGAGGCTGTATACCTAGCAGACCAATGGACATGTTGACCACCGAGGACGACTTCTCAGAAGGTGAGAGGGGCGGGTGCAGGACGGTCTGAAGGGTGGAGTTGCCGCCCTTCAGCATGTTCAGATGGGACTCTGACTCGGTCAGTTCGGACTCTTCAGAGGACAGATAGTCCTTCTCACCTTTTTCTGGCTGCTTCTCCAGAGCTCCATCTGGCTGGTACCTGGAGGACAACGGCGTTGTTAAAAGGCAAACTGTGAAGCTACCAGCAAAATGTTAAGTTTATGAATTAAAACAGCTCTTTCTTGCAGTTTTCTTTGCACGCCACTGAAACATTTGACGAATTATTGAGTCGTATAAAAAGGTGCAAGCGTTAGTCGTGCGCTAAAGCTAACGGCGCTGCATGAGAACATCAGGAGCCAGACACGAGCTCACTGGATACCGGAGCTTTTAGTGTCGAGTCAGATTTGTCTTTAGAAAAACTATACAGCTACGCAAATTTCGTGGGACTCATCAAGACATTACAGTTGCTTTTTGGTTAATCTATGTTTTATGGATTTTGACCTGAATTAATGTAGATTTAGACAAAATATCTGTAGCTGtcagaaagcaaagcaaaggaAGAAGAATATCAGAGACTGCCGAGCATGGAAGGTCTATGGTGAGTGagttttaatactgattaaatGTAAGTGTTACTTTACTGGTAAAGCCACAGAGTTATTCAGCATATGTGACATTGACTTTATTAACCTCAATCAAGTATCAGACTCAGCCTCTCGCCCCCTATTCTTAaataaatctgatctgtgtCTGGGAGAGATCATTCTAATCCTGACATCCCTAAAACTAATTCAAACTGAAACTATTGTTATCCAtgtgaaacacatttaaatttgtaGATAATGCAGTTTCCATTACCACAGGAGACTGTTGTAAAGTTTCCCTCTGTTTCTTTGGGGAATAATGTCCGGGTCTCTGCACAAGATTATATATTCTGGGGCTGCTGGGACTATCAGTCTGCCTGATCAGTTCCTTGTCAGTCCACTGGCATCACTTCATATCAACTAGGCGACCTGACAAAAGTACAGGGGTGTACCATCGACACCCTAGCTGCAAAATCCAATGTTGCCAGGAATTCAGTTTCTTGTTGGCCTAAAATGGACTTATGAGCTACTGGCGATCAGAGTGACATATGGTGTTGGGGATTTGGTGCTCATTCTGTTTTGTAATTAGAATTTCATTCACTGCATAACTTTTTGAGTTGTGGTCTGAAGGTAGTAaatttatctgttttatttcgATTGCTTGGTTCCTTTTGCACGGTATGTTGACTTTACTTCATATTTTCCTGTCTCTGAGTTACTAAGTCACTTTTTTGGTTTGGGACTTTGGGTTTGTGTGATGTTCTGCTCAGAGTTGGaacagttttcagttttctctgtgtcAGTATCTGTTCGACCATTCCTTCTCTCTAGAtcccctcactgcaaaaaggaaactagaagtaagtcaaattttcttgaaatgagtgtatttgtccttgatttgagcaggtaaataagattatctgccaatgggatgaatattttgacccctaaaataagagaattagacatactgcacttcaAAAAAAGCTTATGGaggtgagttgttcctattttaccctcaaacatcttattccattggcagataagaatatttacctgctgaaatcaaggacaaattcactcctttcaagaaaatatactcacttttagttccctttttgcagtgctcagTTCTCTCTGCATGTTTCAGTCTCACCTGTTTCTCATCCTAGTAATCACCTTGCTCTGTTGGGGTTCCTCCCTGGTTTACTCATTCGTTGCAGGATCCCACTCTTGTCAACCCTCCGTGTCTCTGTGGCAAGGTTGTCTGTGTTGTTCTAACTTGGATTTTGTTTCAGCCTTGGCTGCAGCTTTGATAGTTTTTATTTGCTAAGTACCTTTTTTGGCTTTCACTCCACCTCCTGCCTGCATTTCAATCTTTCATACAACAACAACTACTGACTGAGAAAACAAACCATATGTGATAGTCTTTTGTGACAGTGTATAGATCCAGTAATATGTTATTatatacttaaaataaaatgaactgttTGAGTTCTACATACTCAGTAAAATATGACATTTGTCTAGTTCGGGGAACTGGACCTATTCCAGATAATAACTTTACAGAACC is a window encoding:
- the pdgfrl gene encoding platelet-derived growth factor receptor-like protein, with product MPHNFVPDKDSLFVPSAIHFEIVYLRPDKPAVVPCRVTDPQAKASLHREVPPEEITANGTLMSFDPTRGFVLQNPSADLQGVFYCKAASKGTPQISTKYQLLYVEVPSGAPFVSLRASPETVRGGDNVNVTCTVLGEPEVDVSFSWSYPGQGQRPVHIQTLWRLVHRGMGYTTRVSQSILVVEDIETIDFGNYICKAKNQHGETIMTTKIVSS